The DNA sequence GCCTTGATGCTCAGCCTGGCCGGCCGTGTTGGCGCGGGCAATATCGCGGGTGTCGGCATCGCCGTGACCCTCGGTGGGCCTGGTGCGGTGTTCTGGATGTGGGTGACCGCGCTGGTCGGCATGTCCAGCAGCTTCTTCGAGTGCTCCCTCGGCCAGCTCTACAAGCGCTGCGACTCCGAAGGCCAGTACCGTGGCGGCCCGTCCTATTACATCCAGCACGGCCTGCAGAAACGCTGGTTGGGCATGATCATGGCGTTCCTGCTGCTGGTCACCTTCGGCTTCGCCTTCAACGGCCTGCAAGCCCACGCGGTTACCCATTCCCTGAACAACGCCTTCGGCTTCGACACCACCTACACCGGCCTGGGCCTGGCGGTGCTGCTGGGCCTGGTGTTCATCGGTGGGATCAAGCGCATCGCCAAGGTGGCCGACCTGCTGGTACCGGTCAAGACCCTGGCGTACATCGCTGTGACGCTCTATGTGATCGTCCTGCAGTTCGAACATGTACCGGGCATGCTGGCGACCATCGTCAAGAGCGCATTCGGTCTGGACCAGGCCTTCGGCGGCCTGATCGGCAGCGCCATCGTCATGGGCGTCAAGCGTGGCGTATTCGCCAACGAAGCCGGCCTGGGCAGTGCGCCTAACGTGGCCGCCGTAGCGTCGGTCGAGCACCCGGTAGCCCAGGGTGTGGTTCAGGCGTTCAGCGTATTCCTGGACACCTTCGTGATCTGCACCTGCACCGCGCTGTTGATCCTGCTGTCGGGCTTCTACACCCCAGGCTTCGAAGGCGACGGCATTGCCCTGACCCAGAACTCCCTGGCGGCGGTAGTCGGTGACTGGGGCCGGATCTTCATCTCCGTGGCGCTGTCGTTGTTCGTGTTCACCTCGATCCTCTACAACTACTATCTGGGCGAGAACAACCTGCGCTTCATGATCGGCGACAACCGCAAGGTGCTGATGGGTTACCGCGCGCTGGTGCTGGTCCTGATTTTCTGGGGCGCCATCGAAAACCTTGGCACCGTGTTCGCCTTCGCCGACATCACCATGACGCTGCTGGCGTTCGTGAACCTGATCGCGCTGTTCCTGCTGTTCAAGGTCGGCATGCGCATCCTGCGCGACTACGATGACCAGCGTTCGGCCGGCATCAAGGTTCCGGTCTTCGACTCCAGCAAGTTCCCGGACCTGGATCTGGACCGCAAGGCCTGGCCTGCCAACCCGTCGGCACCGGTTGCCCAGCCTGACGCGAACACCGCTGGTGTGACCGCAGCGCAACGCTGATCGGTAACAAGCTGTCTGGAAAAAACCGGGCGCATCCCCTGCGTCCGGCGTGACACAACCTAAGGTCGGCGTCATGCTCGGCCTTATGTTGTGGCAGCGAAGCAAAGCTGCCGTTTTCGTCCTCGGAGAACAACCATGAACCCCTCGACCTACCCTGCCGCCCAGCACGTCATGGTGCTCTACACCGGCGGTACCATCGGCATGCAGGCCAGCGCCCACGGCCTGGCTCCAGCATCCGGTTTCGAAGCGCGAATGCGCGACTACCTGCACAGCCAACCGGAACTCGTCATCCCGTCATGGCGTTTCCGGGAAATGTCGCCGCTGATCGACAGCGCCAACATGACCCCGGCCTATTGGCAGCAACTGCGCGAAGCAGTAGTCGATGCCGTGGATGTGCAGGGCTGCGACAGCGTGTTGATCCTGCACGGCACCGACACGCTGGCCTACAGCGCGGCGGCGATGAGCTTTCAATTGCTCGGCCTGCATGCGCGGGTGTGTTTCACCGGGTCCATGCTGCCCGCCGGCGTGACCGACAGCGACGCCTGGGAAAACCTCAGCGGCGCGCTGGTTGCCCTCGGCCAGGGCCTGGCGCCGGGGGTGCATCTGTATTTCCACGGTGAGCTGCTGGAACCAACCCGTTGCGCCAAAGTGCGCAGTTTCGGTCGCCACCCGTTCAAGCGCCTGGAGCGCCAGGGCGGCGGCGTCAAAGCCGCTTCGCTGCCGGCGCGGTTGAATTACAACCAGCCCAAGCAAGTGGCGAATGTCGCCGCGTTACCGCTGTTCCCCGGCATCAGCGCCGAGATCCTGGATGGCCTGCTCGGTAGCGGTATCCGGGGCCTGGTGCTGGAGTGCTATGGCAGCGGCACCGGGCCGAGCGACAACCCAGCCTTCCTCGCCAGCCTCGAGCGGGCGCGGGACAGCGGCGTGGTGGTGGTGGCGGTCACCCAATGCCATGAAGGCGGCGTGGAACTGGACGTGTACGAGGCCGGCAGTCGCTTGCGTGGCGTCGGCGTGCTGTCCGGCGGCGGCATGACCCGCGAGGCGGCGTTCGGCAAGCTGCAGGCGTTGATTGGCGCAGGGTTGCCCGTGGAAGAGGTTCGGCGGTTGGTTGAGCTGGATCTATGCGGTGAGCTTATCTGACACCCGGTAAACCCTGTGGGAGCGAGCTTGCTCGCGATAGCGGGCTGATAGTCAACATCAGCGTCGACTGACACACCGCCATCGCGAGCAAGCTCGCTCCCACATTGGGTGTTGTGTTGAGCTTCCGATTTTCATCCGGCATACAACTTGCTCCATCTCCAGCCTCCCCAGGCTGGAACCGCACATGCTTCATTCCCACCTCACCACCCTCAACGCCGTCTCCCTGGTGCTCAATGCCTTCAAAAACGAAGGCCTGCCCAGTGACGCACTGCTGGCCGGCAGCGGCATCAGCGCGGCGGATCTGAACCGGGCCGACACGCGCATCACCACCAACCAGGAAATGCAGGTCTGCGCCAACGCCGTGGCCCTCAAGCGTGACATCGGCCTGGAACTGGGCCTGCGCATGCACGTGTCGTCCTACGGCATGCTCGGCTATGCCCTGCTCACCAGTGCCACCTTAGGTGACGCTTTGCGCCTGGCGCTGCGCTATCCGGCGCTATTGGGAACACTCTTCGAGCTGAATCTGGAAGAGGACGATGAGACGGTCTGGCTCAGCGCCAGCGATTATCGGGAGAACCCGACCCTGGCGGTATTCAACGCCGAGTTCTGCATGGTTTCGTTGAAAGTCATCTGCAATGACCTGCTCGGCCATGTGCTGCCGTTACGCGCGGCACGTTTCGAACATCCGGCGCCCGATTACCAGGTGCGCTATGGAGCGCATTTTGATTGCCCTGTCCGGTTCGACAGCATCGATAACGCCTTTGCCTTCGACCGCCACTGGCTCGGACAGCCCCTGCCCCTGGCCGACCCCATTACCCATCACGCCATGGCCGAACGCTGCCGCCGACAGAACACCGAATTCACCGGGCGCCAGGCCTGGCTGGGGCGGATTCGCCAGTTGCTCGACGCACAACTGAACGCCGCCCCCGGCCTGGAAGGCCTGGCCGCGCAAATGAACTGCTCGGCGCGCACCTTGCGCCGGCACCTCAAAGATCTGGGTTGCAGCTATCAAGAGTTGCTAGACGAACTGCGCTTCGAGCGGGCCAAGCAGATGCTCTGCGAGGATCAATTGCCGATCTATCGGATTGCCGAACTGCTCGGCTTCAGTGAAACGGCCAGCTTTCGCCATGCGTTCGTGCGCTGGAGTGGGGTTGCGCCGAGTCAGTTCAGATCCTGAACCCTCCTCGGCAACCACCACTTTCATGTACAGCACCAACCCCTGTGGCGAGGGAGCTTGCTCCCGCTGGGTGGCGAAGCCGCCCCAATAAGACTGACGCATGCTGCCAGGCACACCGCATCGACCGGTCTACGACGGCTGCGCCGCCGAGCGGGAGCAAGCTCCCTCGCCACGAGTCTCAGGGCGTTACGAATGGCTTGTTTATTCCCCCTCTGCCTCGTTTCCGCCAACCCACGCATTCTTGCGCCGTTGCCTACAACTACGCCAGAAACCGCCGGCTTGTGCGCCTTGCCCCCGGGCCCTATCGTTTCCCTGCCACTGCCCATCAGTGGTCGGGTTTAATAGCCCGGATGACTTACCGGTTGCATGAGTCTCATCAGTCAGGCGTTGCCTGCACTCGATGGTGGCTGTGCGCATGACGCCTTCGGGCGCGCCGGTTTGCGTATGTCACCGGTCTACTAACCTGCGCACAACTGTCTCCCTGCTCTCCACCGTCGTAAAAAACATCAACAACGAGTCCCTGCTCGCCGACCTCAGCGAAACCCTGGCTTCTACCGAAGCGGCGGTCAGCCCTGGCCGTAGAGCTTGGAGGCGCAAGACACCACTTCGTCCTCTGTATCCAGCAACTTATCGAACTGAGTTCATTGCTGGCGAACCGGGTGCTGGATAACGTTGAGCCGCGCTAGCAGGGTTTCGGTGCAAAGAAGGGCGACAAATTCGCTGAAACCAAGGATTGAGAAGTGGCAAGAGTTTCACGGCGCAAATATGAGGAATGGCGGGCTTATGCCAATGCAGCCCGCACAGCTTCCAATGAGCTATTGGCATTGCTAGCGCAAGAATCAGCAGATCCTGAACGAGCGGGTGAGGTTGATTTCGCACTGGTGCGCTTCGGAGACATCGATGCTCGCGCACTCGAACAATTTGATCTATGGGAGTCAGACCACGGTTTCCCCTGGCATGATTCTCCGGGGGTCATCAAAAGCGATGCCCGGCATCTCGATCTCGCGCTGTGGTACGGGGATTTACTGTGTGGCTTATGCTTCGCCACGCCCAGCGGCAAACGCGCTGTTGTACGGATCAAACTACTGGAGGGGCATCCCAAACGGGAGGATGGCCCGCATCCTTTAAAGCGAAGAGTCATCGAACTTTGCGTGCTTGCCGTTACTCAGTATTGCAAGATCATCGGAGCGGAACTCATTGAAATCGATAGCCCATTGCCCGGAGCAGTCCCGGTATACGTCGAGAACGAGTTCCAGATGGTAAACGGCGCCCTTGTGTTGACTCTTGATGAGTAATAGCATCATTTCAGAGGTGATCGAAAAGTGAGCAAATTGAAAGCAACCCAAAGCGGTAAGGCCGGCAAGCACAAAGGGCAAGACACCTTTGGCTGCTTGTACGTGCGCGGCTTGCGCAAAGCTCGTGTCACTAGCTCGATGGATCTGCGGATGCTCGACCGCATCCGTCGTGGTTCATCCGATGAGCCAGAGGGTGCGCTCGCTGGTTCGCGTCAGACCAAGCTTTCTGCCAGTGCGTAAACCACGACAGAGTGAGAACTGGGCGACCTTGGTCGCCTTTTTTGTGTTTTATCCTGTGACGGCCAATAGCCCTGCCCGCCAATCTCAGCGAAATCCCGGCTTCTGCCGATGTGGTGGTCAACGAACTGCCTCCGCGCCGGAAGGCTCCCGCCGCCCCATCGCCCTCGGCATCCAGCAACTGATCGAACTCAGTTCATTGCTGGCGAACCGAGCGCTGGATAACGTCTACCCACGATAGCCGCTACACCCTCAACCTGTGGCAAGGGAATTTAGCGAAACGTCGCACCGCCCCGCTGGGCTGCACAGCAGCCCCAAAAACCAGCACATCCCTACAACAAATCGCTGCGCCACCGACCGGGAGCAAGCTCCCTCGCCACGAATCCAGGGCACTACGAATGCCTTGTTTATTCTCCTTCCGCCGCCCTTCTCCCAACCCACGCATTCTTGCGCCATTGCCTACAACTACTCCAGAATCCGCCCGCTTGTGCGCCTTGCTCCCGGGCTCTATCGTTTCCTCGTCGCTGCACACT is a window from the Pseudomonas brassicacearum genome containing:
- a CDS encoding AraC family transcriptional regulator, coding for MLHSHLTTLNAVSLVLNAFKNEGLPSDALLAGSGISAADLNRADTRITTNQEMQVCANAVALKRDIGLELGLRMHVSSYGMLGYALLTSATLGDALRLALRYPALLGTLFELNLEEDDETVWLSASDYRENPTLAVFNAEFCMVSLKVICNDLLGHVLPLRAARFEHPAPDYQVRYGAHFDCPVRFDSIDNAFAFDRHWLGQPLPLADPITHHAMAERCRRQNTEFTGRQAWLGRIRQLLDAQLNAAPGLEGLAAQMNCSARTLRRHLKDLGCSYQELLDELRFERAKQMLCEDQLPIYRIAELLGFSETASFRHAFVRWSGVAPSQFRS
- a CDS encoding asparaginase — translated: MNPSTYPAAQHVMVLYTGGTIGMQASAHGLAPASGFEARMRDYLHSQPELVIPSWRFREMSPLIDSANMTPAYWQQLREAVVDAVDVQGCDSVLILHGTDTLAYSAAAMSFQLLGLHARVCFTGSMLPAGVTDSDAWENLSGALVALGQGLAPGVHLYFHGELLEPTRCAKVRSFGRHPFKRLERQGGGVKAASLPARLNYNQPKQVANVAALPLFPGISAEILDGLLGSGIRGLVLECYGSGTGPSDNPAFLASLERARDSGVVVVAVTQCHEGGVELDVYEAGSRLRGVGVLSGGGMTREAAFGKLQALIGAGLPVEEVRRLVELDLCGELI
- a CDS encoding alanine/glycine:cation symporter family protein, which codes for MLEVINDFLSGKVLIVLIVGLGGYFTIRSRFVQFRHFFHMFTVFRDSLKSSTDQLSSFQALMLSLAGRVGAGNIAGVGIAVTLGGPGAVFWMWVTALVGMSSSFFECSLGQLYKRCDSEGQYRGGPSYYIQHGLQKRWLGMIMAFLLLVTFGFAFNGLQAHAVTHSLNNAFGFDTTYTGLGLAVLLGLVFIGGIKRIAKVADLLVPVKTLAYIAVTLYVIVLQFEHVPGMLATIVKSAFGLDQAFGGLIGSAIVMGVKRGVFANEAGLGSAPNVAAVASVEHPVAQGVVQAFSVFLDTFVICTCTALLILLSGFYTPGFEGDGIALTQNSLAAVVGDWGRIFISVALSLFVFTSILYNYYLGENNLRFMIGDNRKVLMGYRALVLVLIFWGAIENLGTVFAFADITMTLLAFVNLIALFLLFKVGMRILRDYDDQRSAGIKVPVFDSSKFPDLDLDRKAWPANPSAPVAQPDANTAGVTAAQR